Part of the Actinomycetota bacterium genome is shown below.
ACGCCCGGTGCAATCCGGCGCTTCGCTCTCGGGCGGCGGCGGAGCAGGGCACCCGGATGGTGAGCGTCTCGCCACGGCTCCGGAGGCTTGCGATGATCACGAGGAGCACCCAGCCGGCCGGCCCGAAGAACAGCAGGAGCCACGCCAGGCCGAGCCCGGCCGCCCCGACGGTGCGCGAGACGCTGATCCGCTCCTCGGTCGCCACCCCGTCGAAGACGCAGACGGGGGGCAGCCGCCCGAGTTCCGCGTCATCTCCAAAAATCCCCCGCCCACCTCCAGCCTGCCAGGACGGCTGTATGGGTGTCCACCGACCCGGGCACTTGGGCCGTGCCCGCGTCCCGCACCAGCAGACAGCAGCAAGCTCGCCGAGCGAGTCCGTCTCGGCGAGCCCCCGCTGCTCGGCCACCGAGGTTCCCCGAACCCACGCCGCCGCCGTAATAAGGTCGGAACCGTGGACGCTCCGACCCTGCCCGCCCTGGCCGATGACTGGATCCGCTTCAAGCGCACCCGGACCCGGCGGGGCCTGTCGGTCGCCTCCGAGGCGGCCTACCGGTCGGACCTGGCGGCCATTGCCCGGCGGGTCGCCGACGACCTGGGGAAGCCGGTACCCGAGCCCAAGGGCGACGCCGGCGCAGGCGCCGCAGATCCCCTCACGCGCCTCGGCCTGGAGGACCTCACCGAGGACGCCCTCGGCGACGCCTTCGCCGCCCTGGTGGAGGAGGGCTACGCCGCATCCAGCCGGGCCCGCATGCTGTCCGCCTGGCGGGGCTGGTGCCGGTGGCTCGCCCGCAGCGGGCACCTGAGCGTCGACCCGACGACCGCGCTCGAGACCCCGGCGGCGAGGGCGGTGGCGGGCGATGCCGACATCTACTTCAGCCCGGGCGAGCTGGCCCGCATCGTCGAGGTGGTGGCCCTGCCCGACGAGCGGGAGGGCGAGCCGTGGCCCGAGCGGGACCTCGCCCTGGTGGCGCTGCTGGGCGGCGCCGGCGCCCGGGCGTCGGAGGTCATCGAGGCCCGCGTCGGGGCCCTGCGCACCGAGAACGACAGCGACACCTTCCACGTCGTGGGCAAGGGCGGCAAGCGCCGGACCATCCCGGTGGCCCCCGAGGTAGTCGCCACCGTCCGGCGCTACCTCGTGACCCGGGAGACCCGCCTGGGGGCCGCCGGGGCCTCGGACCGGCTGTTCGTCCGGGCGGACGGGCGCCCGTTCAACCGCCAGTCCCTCGACTACCTGGTGGGCAAGTGGCTGCGCCGGGCGGGGGTATCGCTCCGGCCG
Proteins encoded:
- a CDS encoding tyrosine-type recombinase/integrase translates to MDAPTLPALADDWIRFKRTRTRRGLSVASEAAYRSDLAAIARRVADDLGKPVPEPKGDAGAGAADPLTRLGLEDLTEDALGDAFAALVEEGYAASSRARMLSAWRGWCRWLARSGHLSVDPTTALETPAARAVAGDADIYFSPGELARIVEVVALPDEREGEPWPERDLALVALLGGAGARASEVIEARVGALRTENDSDTFHVVGKGGKRRTIPVAPEVVATVRRYLVTRETRLGAAGASDRLFVRADGRPFNRQSLDYLVGKWLRRAGVSLRPGELAHAFRHTYAVHLVQMGVPLPQVQQLLGHASLTTTSRYLRMTGAELHEAALVLPLRRFLAGHSAAAVPPYDPK